The Quercus robur chromosome 3, dhQueRobu3.1, whole genome shotgun sequence DNA segment CCTTTTGGAATGACTACAGGTAAGTGAAACAAATTTTAGTCTCTTATCAACTATCAAGCTTTGAATTTTGGATCCATGAAAAATAATGGGAGCTAATTCTTTCCATTAGTTTAGTTCTTAACTAAATTTGATTACTTGATATGACATGCAGTCAATTCCGAGATATATTTGATGTGGATTATTTTATCACATCTTTGAGAGATGAGGTTCGGATATTGAGAGAGCTGCCTCCTgcccaaaagaagaaagtagaagaagaatCCCTCTTTTCCATGCCACCCATTAGTTGGTCTAACATGACATATTATTATACTACGGTTGGTTTCTTATTTGTCACCTCACGTCTTATGATTGAACACCTTCTCATCAAGGAAATTGCCAAAAttactatcattttttttaaataacatgaaaataaaatcGATTTGTGAcacatcaataaaataataaataaattccttaattttttttttatgttgtattTAAAAGTTAACAAGTTTGTTTATAaatcttatataataaaatttgtaattaatttctTAACATCACTCTTACATCCAAGGCTGGGACTGATCATATATGCTGTAAAGActaattttattacatatgtGCATGTTTGCATACAGATCCTTCAACGCATAAAAACGTACGAAGTGGTGCATTTCCAAAAAACTGATGCTAGGCTTGCTAATAATGGAATTCCTGAAGAGGTTCAAAAACTACGCTGTCGAGTAAATTATGAGGCTTTAAAGTTTGCTCCCAAAATTGAGGAAGTGGCCAAGAAGATTGTTAGTATTCTGAGGGAAAGAGGGCCTTTCTTAGTTCTTCATCTCAGATATGAAATGGATATGGTAGCCTTCTCAGGTTGTATAGAAGGTTGCAATGAAGAAGAGATTGAAGAGACCACCAAAATGAGGTGAGACCAATCTATCTTCAATCTTCTAGCTGGCCTATATGATAGCACTTTTTGATATCTATATATGTCTCATTCATTTACTAAAGGgataaattttttgtgtgtaaataGATATGCTTACCCTTggtggaaagaaaaagaaattgattcTGTAAAGAAAAGGCAAGCTGGTCTATGCCCTCTGACTCCTGAGGAAACTACACTGGCATTGCGGGCATTGGATATTGATCGTAATATTCAAGTGTACATAGCTGCTGGACAAATATACAAGGGAGAAAGGAGATTGGCAACTCTCAGAGAAGCTTTTCCAAATATTGTTAGTATCTTGAACCTTGAAAAACAACTTATAGTGTGTATCGTTTAGGGTTGTGAACAACTTTAAGCCAAAAATTAGTGTGTTTAACAACCCATTAAAAAAGCATTTTAAAGTTGTCATTTGGAGATTAAAAAAAACGCCTTAGAGTTCACTATTTATACTAATTAATAAGTTCAgaactaaaaatatattattcactataatttattaaacacttaaaaaactataaaaagctttttaattttatagcaAAAGCTTTATCATTAAAGTTATACTTTCTACAACAATGCCAAACGAATgcaaattttaggttttttcctttcctttccttttccttaaAGTTTATTTTTCCTATTAGATTACGTATGgtcttttaaaactttttatccatttttaacaaataaaccAATTCCAATGCACAATTTGTTCTCCAAATTTTAGGTTTACacgctcttttttttttttttttttcttcatgtgaaACAGGTGAGGAAGGAGACGTTACTGGACCCATCGGACCTTAGGCCCTTCCAAGACCATTCAAACCAGATGGCAGCAATAGATTACTATGTTGCAATAGAAAGTGACATATTTGTCCCAACATATGGAGGAAACATGGCAAAAGTTGTTGAAGGCCACAGAAGGTATATATATCCACCTGTTATTTACTCATCCCAATACATCATTTCTTCGTTTCCCTTTAGAATCAAATAAATCTACGTTAtttcaactatatatatattttgacatTATTCATCTCATTCTACACATTTATATATGctaatattctttttcttttttcttttcttcagatACTTAGGATTCAAGAAAACAATCCTTCTAGATAGAAAGGTTCTTGTGGAACTGATAGATCAGTACAACAATGGAACACTGAGCTGGGATGAATTCTCTGTATCAGTGAAGGCAGCTCATGCAGGTCGCATGGGGAATCCAATTAGAAGATCCGAGGTTCCGGGTAAACCCAAGGAAGAGGATTACTTCTATACAAATCCACAGGAATGTTTGTCAACAATTGATGAAGCATGAAGTGTGCATGATGATACTCCTGGCGATTTGTGGATCATTATCAATTATCATGGTCTACATCCGGTTCTTCTTTCAAGTTTAATAAAGAGCTCTCTCTGACATTTAGCCCAAAAAAAGTGCTCTTTCTTACAagattggaaaagaaaatgtttctttttgtttttcattgtgtTGGCTGGTGAGATTTGAAAATACGGTTGTCAAATCTAATTTGTGTAGAGTACCCTGCAAATGCTTATACATAAATTATGCAAGAACATTCAATTTAATTGAACaagttatttttgaatattgatcCTTATTCCTTCTATTGTTGAATTCTATTGTGGTGAAGTATTTAAAAATGGTTTAAGCACAAGATCATGAATGTGGATGTTGCAAGAAACCGGAAAAGGTTCATTGGCCAGTCCAAGATCCAATTCTGTCATCctttttaataaacttttttgCAATCATCCCAAGACAACCTAGTAGAAATTAATGGCTATCTTATGGCTCTAGCATTACTTGTATGGAATACCTGCTTTTCAACTTTGGAATCAAAATTCAATACCCTGCACGAGAGAAGGAAGATGTATCTTTTTTAACAGGGGTCTCAAGTCATGCATATAACAATCCAATGAATGGATGCTCTATATATATGTGAGTCATTGTATTCTTCTGTCAAAGTTGGGGCCACCAGTATACTGTATGGAATATTATACGAGTGACTTGATAAGATTGGGGAAGAAAGCATTCTTAtgcccataaatttttttatattattaattaagcCTTCTTCAGGCCTTAATTATAACCCCAAGAGTATAAATTTTTGGTGTTGGTTTGGTGCAACCTAACGATTATGAAACATTACATAGATACATAAGCTTCTGCCTCGGTTTTGTGAATTTTTAGTAGatatttgaaaatagaaaaaaagaaaaatcatattaaaataatattgataTGATGGAAAAGTTATTTCATATCAATATTATTgtaatatgatttttctttttcattatataatgaatcatatacatatataccgGATATATGCATCTTCTTTCTCATATTGTGTGAGttttaaataactataaaattgACATATTATAAAAGAGATGATGCATTCATCTGGtacaataaattattattggtaatAATGAGCAAGCCaacaaaaatctaattttgatgATGTCTTTATGGATAATTAAAGTTTCATAGTGTTTGAGTTTCATTATGGAATCCACATGTTGTACGGGTGTATATGTCTAATGCATTGAGATAATTATTGCAAATATGGGTTTGGCCATGGTTAGATTGATTTGCATATGGTTTTAGCGGGTCTTAACGCGCTTATTACTTATGATTTTCGTCCTCTGTGCCTCAGTGGCCAAATAGGGCGTTAGAGAAACAAGATATGGCCTAAAGGGGTTGGGTCTTGTTCATCCATTGAATTGGCCTCAAGGCTCAATGTATAATTAGCCAAAAGAGAGCTCTCTCgctctagaaaaaaaaagagctgtGATCTAATTAATTAGGGGCTTGATCTTGTTCGTCCGCTAACTTGGGCTTCAAGGTCTGATGTGTAATGAGACAAAGAAGAGTTATTTCGactataaagaagaaaaatgagacgTCCAGTGGCCCAAGTGGTCTAGTCTTACTCATCCACTAGCACAGATTTTAACGTGTAATCAGccagagaagagaagagaagagtcCCTTCAtccataaagaagaaaaatgagaccTATGGCTTGGTCTTGCTTGTCCACTTACTAATGTCTGATGTGTAATCACTAATCAGCTAAACAAGAGCCTTGAacatttagttttttgaatGAGCAATGTTCAATCTTAGGAAAAAGATAATTTGGAGATTGAAATGAATGACCTTTATTTCATAAGACATGATTTTATCAACTCATTGAATTTATCTTTGTTGTGTGGTTGCTGCTAATGGCAGAACTCATTGAATTTATCTTTGTTGTGTGGTTGCTGCTAATGGCAGAACTCATTGAATTTATCTAAttcttatttataaataaattggttTCACAAACTCATAAATCCGATTTGAAGTGAGCCATAATCTTAATTTTGATGTATGCATATTCATATTTTATGATCTATATGATTCAACTGTTCAAATATAAGCATATAAATGCAGGACATCTACTGCTAAGGCTAATAAACTGAATGTTTGTGGAGATCCAAAAGAGATTATCATAGAATTAATACTAGCTAGCTATAGCTAGACATCATTAAGTTCTTCGTTACTTTAAAATGTAGAATAATGAATTGATGAGAATAAAtagccttttcttttatttatttatggtgtGAAAGTGGTAGGAATTACACTTGAATCCAAATAATATGAGGACAGTCACAGTATCACGTGATAATAAGAGTCgcaattttgtttaaaattttgataacaaCTCACAATTTTGTTAAATGCATCAAAGCAACCtttattaattactattattttcttgtaatcaattttgaaattattgaagCAAATAAATATTGATGGTTACGTGGTCCCATATCTCTGTATCCATTGATATATAGGTCAGGCCGTGCATTTACTCTATTACTATTAAATGTAATCAATTGGCTTCTTAACTTCAATCTCTCTCGGCTGATatctttctattcttttttggtttttgtttttttattatttattattatttattattagtttatatCATTCTATTCTAATCGTGCAATGTTAATTAGCTTTTAAGTAAGAGGATTGAGACTTGAGACACATCATTCATCAAAGTCCACATTTCATACGTAGCTGATGAAATTTTATGTCTcctaaaaatcatattaaattaatgattttgacatttttttatacataatatcTCATTACATATACATTGCTATTCCATCATAAATATATTACATCTGCTTTAAAAAACTGGACATATCAAGTAGTAATCAACTTTATTCCCAAAACGACCATCTTCACTATTGTCCAACTCCTAATTTATTCCATTCAAATGATTCATAACTacaattttctgaaattttacgTAGGGTAATGAAATAAACTCAATTGTATGCATTCGGTCACTCTCAACCTAATGAAAAGCAGAAACGTGGCTAAAAACTAGCTAAATTT contains these protein-coding regions:
- the LOC126719086 gene encoding rhamnogalacturonan I rhamnosyltransferase 1-like — translated: MDYNKNGFEDSEKEKPYGKIKLRYMGVVKAEILKGMISRGIKAEKLKSLIKAGMTAEKLKGTMMVARSRLAWLKLWAVRAMTMMLLCAIAMQLRAIAGTLSPRMFNARLAYSLPPERVYDNNGYLMVSCNGGLNQMRAGICDMVAIARYMNVTLIVPELDNTSFWNDYSQFRDIFDVDYFITSLRDEVRILRELPPAQKKKVEEESLFSMPPISWSNMTYYYTTILQRIKTYEVVHFQKTDARLANNGIPEEVQKLRCRVNYEALKFAPKIEEVAKKIVSILRERGPFLVLHLRYEMDMVAFSGCIEGCNEEEIEETTKMRYAYPWWKEKEIDSVKKRQAGLCPLTPEETTLALRALDIDRNIQVYIAAGQIYKGERRLATLREAFPNIVRKETLLDPSDLRPFQDHSNQMAAIDYYVAIESDIFVPTYGGNMAKVVEGHRRYLGFKKTILLDRKVLVELIDQYNNGTLSWDEFSVSVKAAHAGRMGNPIRRSEVPGKPKEEDYFYTNPQECLSTIDEA